Below is a genomic region from Rosa chinensis cultivar Old Blush chromosome 5, RchiOBHm-V2, whole genome shotgun sequence.
GAATATGAACCACCCAATATTTCATCCACCAACTCCAATCCCCCATTTTCATTCCACAAGTTCCACGCCCGTAAAGGTTCATATATGTGGTTTAAGCTACACTAAAGAAACTGCTCATGAGTCCACATATTACATTAGAAGTTGTAAGTTAGCCTAGAAAGCCTAGCTGTTTGTCATATAAAGAGAAGCTGGTATTCTTCTTGCTGCTAATAATCTCCAAGACCAATACCCCAAACCTGTACACATCAGATTTTTCAGAAAACATCCCCCCAATGGCATATACTCTGGAGACATATAGCCACTGCATAGAAACTAATAAGTACGTAACTAATTCAACATGTTGGAGATTAGGAAGAAAATGATTCTTACCGTGTTCCCACAACTTTTTGAGTATTTTCTAGATTTTGAGTCCCTTCAACTATGCGTGCCaatccaaaatctgaaatttttggaCTCATTTTCTCATCCAAGAGAATGTTGCTGACTTTCAGATCTCTATGTATTACCTTCACATAGGAATCATGATGGAAATAAAGATGCCCTCTAGCAACACCTTGAATAATGTCAAAGCGTGTTGCCCAATCAAGCACTGCTCTCCTTCCCGTATCTGATCAAAAAATCAATGCACCTAGTTAGTGTAATCAGTAATGGGTTTTTCATAAATCATGACTCCCCTTGCATGTTACAATGAAATATCATGAGCCTGCTCCCTTTTCAAAATTTGGTTAAAACCAGATTTCTAGCCTTCTTTCATTGCTACGAAATACAGACAAAGTTGTATGAAATTAAAGTAGTAGTAAATGCATCATAGAGATCTGAACTGAACACACAGCAGAGATTATATTGTACAGACACATTCAATATCTAATAGTTCTCTGCATTATATATGACAGACATAATCGATATCTAATATCTGAAAGTAGTCAAAGGATTATTTGTCTCTTGGGTAATTTATTTCATGTGACTCTATTCATAGCTTTATGTTAGTATGCAGTTGTGATTCCAAAACCCAAATTATGCCGAGGTTGAATTCTTCAGACTTCTCTAATCTTTTCACAAAGATAGCTTGGCCACTGAAAGTACTGAAGAACCAAGGGACACACAGAACCAAGTGTAGACCAGGTAATTGAGAAAGTTTTATGATAGTTCTGCCAATGCTTTTAAAAGTCATCgcaaaaaaatttgaagactTAAGCTCCTTCTAGAAAATCATACAATTCAATGATGCATGGTCTAAAACTTACGACAATAACCCTCGCTAAGCATCGAGCTGACAATTTCCTTCAAACTTAGTGAGCTGCTGCAACATTGTTTTCAGTAACATTCAAACATAGTGAGCTGCTGTAACATTGTTTTCAACCATGCATGGGCACAATCAACATTGaaaaaaagaattgaacttTAAGTGAAGGAAGCAAAGCAGTGTATGATTGTTTCATCCTAAGAGAGACCCAGATTACATGCGAAAAAATCATCTAATAGGTAAATTCCGCCCAATGAATTCAGAAAAAGTAAATGAAACCCAGTAACTATCACCCATGACTTCTCTCCCCCAACCCTTCAAATAAAACCAATCAATCTCTACATGAAAGAATAGATCATAAGACGCATCATCGTTATCATCATGCAAAATAGCTGGAATACATTAGAACTTGATgtgaaagattgaaactttgcaATGTTCAGAAATTTACAGAAGAAACAATTCAGTACCCGAAAGGAGTCAAGGGAAGTGAGAGCAAAATGCTTTGGCTTTTTGATGAGTTAAATGCTTTTAGGGAGTATATGACACCTGTGAGGGAAGCAAGCTGATGATGAACAGGAAAAACATGGAGGAAACTAGAACACTAACACTATTGTTTCCAACACCCATTGGCATCCAAATTTGTGTCCTTAAAACTAATAGCATTTAGGTACTGGGTTTTGGATGAAACTCAGAAGCAAAGCTCTGTTAGCAGAACATAATATCTAttgattttgaaagttttaaaTTTTCTAATCAACCATGATATATTTAATTGTGATTGTCAACCAATTGAGCAATATATTACttcatagagagtggcactatttttttttctctcaatttgAAGTTTTTAATGAGGCTACCTCTCATCCTCTTGCTTAGTTGATGTTTTAATTAATGCAATCTTCCCAGTTTAACATATATAAAAACAAACATACAACATGTATAGGAAAGAAAACTTCAATCTCACATAAGGCACATTTCATATTCTAATGGAGAAAGTTCTGTCAATTTGTTGAAAATCATCAACACAAAACTTAGAATAATTCCTGCCTCCCTGTCTcaccaaacaaaaaataataataattcatgGGTTCCTACTTCCTACTGGAGACCATtaaaccaaaactcacaacagaataaaaaggaaaaaaaaaattcagaaaataaaagaatgcTCAGTAGTctcagacaaaaagaaaaaggcttTACTCGCATGAATTATAGCTCAGTGTATTGCAGCTATGCTACTTGAAATTACTTGATAAATCAATATCACAAAGCTAAATTTACATCAAGtgaacaagaattgaaaatacCTGAGAGGATTCAAAGGGAAGTGAGAGCTGAACTGCCAATCCGAGAGCTGCAATTGAAATCGGAATCCGACAGCGGAGCTGTCACCGGCGAGCCAAAAAGCCGCCATCGATGGCTCTTCCGCTTCTTAATTTGACAAAATTCTCAAAAGGTTCATAATTTGAAGTTTTCATTACGGGCTTTAGGTGTTGGGTGTACAGAGTAAATGAATAGGTGACTCGCACCACCTCATCAAAAAGGTTACAGTGAATTGGGTAATTTTTGGACTGTTCAAATTTTAGAGTATCCATGAAAGAACATTTCAACAAAAGGCAACAAAACTGAACTTCCTTTTATTCATTGATAGGATTCAACTTCATGCAAATAAGACTTAGaagtgttgtaggagaattgaattgtgtgttatcattgataataggagccctttaaatagggagttacaaggtacccaaaaaggtaatagaatctgattacaattgaatacctagaacacattcctattacaactctaaaccctagtttgtagaggcacacattatgtcgatatccttcaacactcccccttgtgccgctcaaacttggtgatgacgctttgattgttgcctcgttaaaaaccttgccaggtaacaaaaaccctgtgggacaaaaataaccctggtcgaaggacaaaaagagcacaacacgtcattcactcttcgagatcgaacatgtagacatcatgcctccccctgatgtcaatatctccccctgattgctacaatcatgggagttcggataactttctcaatccgatgctcttcacatgtttcttgaaggtggattttggtaacgacttagtaaataagtccgctacattatcctctgatcggatttggttcacttcaatatttagaaatgcttgttgtcattttgatggaggggaggaggagcacggaaggtggcattttgccttgtggggtccgatcccacacttccatcgtctcttttctctgtagggatagaacaagcccatatcaatcgtacctctcaaatatcgaaagattgtttttataccaatctaatgatgttgcgttggcgcggggctatgtctagccaacaagttcataataattgaggtgtccggtcttgtattgtgctaagtacaataatgcgcctattgtacataaataAGCACTTcagctattaacacgtcttcatcatcatccctgggacgaaacggatcccttttagggccaagactacagacgaccatggtgcatctttgactttatcaaaaatgtctcttgacacggtatacaagttctgaatttagacaaaaccgtgttctcccaaggtccttcctcttaaactcagatttcaggtgttcatcggtttcccttaactctcaagggttccaattataaaccgcgacaattgcaaatccggaacttgtcatggaaacgcgtgggcatagttcatcatatcccttcccaatcaagtagtcattttagtgagcatttcaacctcgttgcaaatacgctccgtggtctagagccacttgacttcggtaaataaagtccacaagaactttcattatattccgtatctagatccccataaagatacgtagtgaccacattcgtaagctgcatgttcagttatttgaaaactaccaaactgacaaggtagtggagtgcaatgacatccattacgagagaatatatcttctcgtagtcgattccagggcgttgtgagaaaccttgcgccataaggtgagattaccatctctttttctcatcatgctatctaacgaagacctattaatgtcaataggttttatgttaggaggtgttggcatctcaggccctaaatcattcctcttcgttagtgaatccaattcaacctggatcgcatctttccatttaggctaattttctctacgttggcattcttcaacggagtaaggttcgatgtcattggtctcaataattccacgtcctcatgtacactagtgtagttcgtagagatctctatattttcaggaattggttctaacattgaggcgtcccccaacgatgtctcttggacataaccacaatccaaaatattctcatgagacggattatgagtatcaatgatcaatggatcaagttgtgccaaactcgctctcttcttaaggcgagaatccatcgaacctatgggtctcctactctctctagcggaacccatggcctatgacgccattatgccaccttttgtggcgtcaccatactaccatccatggtagtggtgcagtacccatcttctctgggtggcaccatgtcctcttgtggggacatcaatccttgcaggcatgtttgcagcaggtatatgtgatctcgtcacttttaggggatcaagatgagacatagtagggacagaccacgacaattcatgtcgttcctgttgaacattgacgttctaatctccccctaacgatgggaagactgtctcatcaaagtgacaattcgcaaatccagcgaaatagagatcgcctgtcaagggttctacatagcggacttatagttggagacttatgtccaacaaatatatatatatgcattcgttgcaaagactcatgttgatgcgctgtggcggcgaaattggcacatgaaccgcacactcaaatatgcataaatatgagatattagactcgaacccagtcactagctgtaacgcaaataaaagttgagtggctgctatgagtcgtaaacgaattagcatagctgcatgcgatattgcataacccaagcggaaatattggtgcgcattaccaatgtccgggctaccatcgtagtcgtttaatggtggcttttccgcgagaccaattgagTGTggacatgggaatatgatacttgatatcaatacccaatgatatgcaatagtcatcgaaaattgtcgatgtaaactctctagcattatcaagtcaaatggactggatgggatgatctgggtagtgagcccgtagccatatgttatgtgctaggagtatagtataagcagcattatgagtggataatggcacaacacgggaccagcatgtttgcgtatcaaccaacaccataaaacatctatacggtccgcaagttggttgatcaaatccatagaattcccttagattctttgtgagaatggaattatttccccaatctcctttgcataggatggtctcaatcctaaataacaggctttacagaatgaaacatgggccttataatcaaccaataaaggttttggttaagccataatgtcacaatagacttgagaagtagagagaggagtttatggcgtcaatgccatgtatttgccgcagggggtaggcggcgccggccatgtatggcctatctttgcacaatcatggcgccatgaggcgcatgtgcagctcctcgaaccaattcttggttcttacttttctttgttctgaaaatggatgtccgtgtaaagtctttaatacacggatcatcatgtcaaagcctatatgtgtcgaaatcccataagtcgtctctcatgacatagttggattcaataactcaaatagtggttgcatacaacccactagagcgacacataaatttctctaatactcgtttatgttcgtagtcattagaggtgatgcaaaggaactctgtccattcttgtaatgtgtttccacatgaaaatcattggctcttatataataaagttcgaattaaggtatgtccaagacattaagtaaaagaattgacactttattaatagccaatgattacatcaaagtttccaaaatataatccaaaataaaatcaaaataagacacattgtagtactctatccgtttggtagctccaatcaaatatgaccaggaaagtagagagagatgttggtggagcgaggctctcttaagtaccaataagcTCAATAACttttctagacatcacattttattgggtccgccacataagaaagagttaatacaattgtcatttattgactaaggcacaattgccattacataattcttggaaaatgaaagactatttaatcaaaatctgcggcatcaacattgttgttttcctcgtcagatttgaagtccatAATGATGAGATTGACGTCATTGTCATCTCCATCATCTCCTTCAGCTGCGAGATGAGCCTCATGCTCTCTCATATCTTTTATATACCTAGTATTGTGCAGCTTTGTTTTTTCACTCGCATTCTagcgcttaaaccaatgctctgaAGATCCACATCTATAGCATTACCTCACCCACTAATTGAGATGCACCTTGTGCATTTGGATATCCTCCATGGATCCCACGTTGGCCAATGTTGCCACGTGTCTATGTATCTCGTGGTTTTTCTTCCTTTGTGGGGCGGTtgtatggacccatacgtccatTTTGTTGTCCCCTAactttagggttccgctccttgcgccttTCTTTAGGTGCGCTATAATTCACCTCgtgaatgctcttagttccaacgggCCTTTGAATTATGGTTTTCACGAGTATGTTGTCAACTTACTCAGTATATGAcataagttgatgaaacctcgtaatCCATCTAGCATTGCACACAAGCCTATATTGCTTTGCAACCAATaatgctgagacggggaaggttgaGAGGATTTCTCAATTAATTCATATTCTGTGAGCTCTACTCCACAGAATCTCATTAGTAGTGAGGTGATTCTTGACTTTATTCACCCATCGGTGATAACAAATGTCATTTGAATCTGGATTAGTGAAGTCGGGTTTTTGCATGTTTGCATTCGACATTCAAAGATGAAGGAGaatagattagtttcggagtaaaaacttccacgacaactaatataaggtttccgagccttaatgctaccaagaaaccgatttccaagaaattttggattagaccaaacaatgatgttttaatatggtcacaatgcggacgctcttagtccgaatatcatgaacgctcttagttcattgattacgaacgctcttagttcgtttaattatgaacactcttagttcattggttacaaacactcttagttcgttaagcgtgaatccccacaattccgcttgttaaatactcaaaaccatggtcatatattcatatattccaaaattctgcagaaaataaaaggaatttaaaatacatgaaagcagcaactttaattacaaaaacttacgtgatggttctgggcttgagaacacgcgcgtgttggagcaggcgtgttggggcagcagcagcaacaagtgGCAGAAAACGGCAGCAGCAGCAAACAGAAGGTTCAGCAGCAGTTTCTGCAGCAGTTTTGGACAGCAGCAAGCAGCAGTTTCTGCAGCAGGtttgcttctgaacagctcccacttagAATAGTGTACAAGTCTCAAAACTACTCCAatggggctgaaatttggaggtcagatagaagaggcagagacgaacaactttcatgaaggaaatattttgatctgaggtcccgatcaagaggtttcaGAGCCTGCAAGCAGACTGACGTGCACAGAAAAGGAGAAGGATGCAgttggtgctgcaggggcagcagggatGCGTGCGCAGGGGCACGTAGGTGCTGCAGGGACGCGTAGGTGCTGCAGAGGCAGGTGCGCAAGTGAGGCTAGCGTGGGCTAGGAGCTGCGGCAGTAGGCTTGCGGCTGGAGACTTGCAGCTGGAGGTTTTCGGCAGTGTTAGTGattagggttttaggttttttttctttctttttttctgctagggttagggctcgtgctgataacgtgttataggagaatggaattgtgtgttatcattgataataggagccctttaaatagggagttacaaggtacccaaaaaggtaatagaatctgattacaattgaatacctagaacacattcctattacaactctaaaccctagtttgtagaggcacacattatgtcgatatccttcaacaagaAGTGTTTACATTGCTGAATATACAAAGTGTGAAAGCATCAATAAGGGTCTATCTACGTTGGGTAAAACCTTCATATACTACAAACCCCAAGAGCAAGGGATAGTTTTCTACAGCAAAATACCTGCAATGTGTGCTAGAAGGCTTGACAATGACCAGAAGGCATTGCATTTTGATGCAACAATTTGATGTCGCCTAATGTCCTTTGATCATCGTCATGCTAGCTTCACTTTGGAGGAATTAGTATTTTTATAGTATAGTCCAGGATGATAGACTGAGTTTTCGATAGTGAATACAGGCCTCTTCGGATTTGGACCATCTTTCTCGCTGCTTAGCATTAAAGCTACATCCACCATAGTTGGTCTATCCGCAGCATTGTCTTGTACACAAAGAAGCCCAATATGCACACATGTCAGTACTTCTGATGAGGAATATATATCACCCAATACTTCATCTACTAACTCCACCGCCCTGCCATCATTCCCCAAGTTCCATGCCTGAAAATAATCCCATTAATAATTGTCAAGACCCCAAAGCTGTACACAACAATTACATTATGTTTTAGAGTATAAACTTACATATGCAAGGATGCCTAGACGTTGGTCATATAAACAGAAAATGGTATTCTTCTTGCCGCTAATAATCTCCATCACCAGGACCCCGAAGCTGAAGACAACAGATTTTTTGGAAAATATCCCACCCATGGCATACTCCAGAGACATATAGCCACTGCACACCAAACACATTAGTACGATCTGACaaaattgcttcttttgattTCTGGCTTAAAGAACTGATTTTCACCGTGTTCCAACAACCTTCTGAGTATTTTCTAGACTCTGTGTTTCTCGAACCATGTGTGCCaattcaaaatctgaaatttttggattcattttctcatccaagAGAATGTTACTGACTTTTAAATCTCTATGTATCACCTTCACATAGGAATCATGATGGAGATAAAGAAGCCCTCTAGCAACACCCTGAATAGTATTAAAGCGTGTAGCCCAATCAAGCACTGCTCTCTTCGTCGGATCTAATCAATATTCAATGGACCCAGTTAGAGTAGTAATGCTATTCATATTTCCCATGCACACAGCAAAGAAACATTGACGATCACTAGACTTCTAGCCTTAAATATAACTAGATTTCTACCCTTCAAGTGTTAAAAAATAGAGATATGTCTGAAAAGGAGTGAGTACATAATCCATTTCTGAACTGAACATGCACAAAAAATATTTGACACTGTTGAGCATTAAACTTGCAGGCCTGAATCTCTTCCTCAATTAAACTCTATGATAATTTTGACTTGATAAATTTAGTTCATGTGAATTCATCATAACTCTATGGTAGCTAGAACTTTTCAAGCATCTTTATATTAAAATGAATATAGGTAAAGATGAGTAAAATATGCAGCTAAAATAAAACACTAGTGAAACTAACCATATAGAAAAGTATCCAAGCTTTTGTTTGGCATGAACTCGTAAATCAGTAACTTCTCATCCTCTTTAACACAGCAACCCATCATCCTAACAAGGTTTTTGTGTTGAAGATTGGAGATCAACAGCATctcattcttgaactcttcGACACCTTGTCCTGAGCTActagatagtctttttactgcTATTTCCTTCCCTTCTGGTAGCATCCCCTACACGATGTCCACATATTAGTCATTGCATGCATGTCTATATCTTGAACCTGCTATATATGTTTTTCTTAGGAAAGAAAATACCTTATAAACTGGGTCAAAGCCTCCTTGCCCGAGTTTGTTTGTGATGCTGAAGCTGTCTGTGGCGATTATTATGCTATCAAAATCATATATCTTTAGCTCCGAGAAATCATGCTTCCCTATATATTCTCGAAGACCGTCTCTATGAATCTTAATCATATTAGTTGATTCCAAGCACTGTGCTGTTAATTTGACATGTCCTGATTTTGCAAATAAAACTATCAAACACAGAGTTGGAACTGAACAAGAAGCAACATTTGGGTAACAgacaataaataataaattctTATAATGTGCTAAATTAATTGACCCCCTCATCTAATTCTCTTACGCTTTTGGTTAGCCAGCCACCTGCGCAAACTGAGGACTATAGCCACCAAGATGATCATAAATCCAACAGCAGTAAGGCTGGCAATTAACTTTATTGGCTTTCCTTCACCTGAAGAAAACAGGAAGAAAATAGTTCTGTAAGAGTTGTGCAATAGCTATTATCAAcatacaatacaatacaatacaaacaaaaaatagtGCTGTAAGAGTTGTGCAATAGCTATTATCATTTACCTAGTTCTGAGTCTGCTAGGCGGACATAAAGATCTTCTCCAAGAGATGGAAACTGCTGAATATCAACAAGGTCTTTGTACCAGACCAAACACCCTATGTTATTAACATCAGCATAAGCCAGGCAAGAACAATTACTCAGGCACTTCATCTTGCAGTCCCCAAACCTGTCTGTAGCCAAAGAAGCCAGGTATTCATGAAAATCGGGTACTTTCAATCGTTCCACCTTCAAAAACCCATCTTTTCCTTTTAATGAGACTGATTCATTTGTGTGCGTCTCACAAGACAAATTCGTTTGTCTCACACAACCTCCGGTCCTTCTTTTGCTCCATTCTTCATTTGACTTGGGTATAAACCCTTTCAAACAGttgcagattggagagtcaGAAGCTTTGCAAACCGCAAAAGGTCCACAAACGCCATAATTATCGCATGGGTTTTCCGATGACTTCCAAAGAAGATTCCAGTTCTTGCCactttctgaaaaaaaaaaaaaaagctcagtCTACCTTCTGAAGATATGTCCATATATGCAAGAACTTTGTCACCTGgaattttatcaaaaatgtaAGAGAAATACCTTGTTCCCTGCATCACATTATCGATGAGAGCAAATGGATTTAGAGACAGAGATTTCATTGTGGGTATACCAATAAACTTTGATTTATCCCATGGCCCACTTCGCCAGTGGGGAGTAGATCCATTAATCCAAATGAAAATTTGTGCTGGCAACTCTGCTGACAGTCCGAACAAGAATAACCCCGGTGATGGATCATTTTCACTTTTCCAAGATATCAAGAAATTCCTTTTTCCAGAACCACTATTGTATCCCATCAACATGCTTGGCAGAAGTGAGTCACTAGGATTATTAAAACTCTCCCACATAACAGCTCCCATAATATCTTTGACAATGAGGTTTCCATTATCTAAGAGAACTGCAGATGAACAATTAGAGATATTGGTTGACCGGACAGAACTCTGTTTTCCATCTACGAGCTCCAGACTCCCATTGCTTCCAATTCTCAAACTAACCAAGGTGTCTGTATCTGCAAGAGGATTATCTCTGTTAGCCACCCATACATACTTACGGGGAAATATACTTTTGTGCCACAACCCCAAATACTTGTTAGCAGAACTATTAGGACTGAAGAAGCCCAATTCGAATATTAGGCCAGGAGAGACTAGAATTTCTCCCTCGGATAATGGGTGTGAAGGAGTTATGTTATATACTTCAGCGCCATACTGTGATGGAAGCAAACTGAAGatgaataagaaaaacaaagtaacACTACCCAGTTGCATCCCTCCCCAGATATGTTTGCCAGAAGAACAATGTCAATTACTCTCTGTTTCACAAGGATagctctgctaatgaaagtatTAAAGCAGCTCGGCCACACACAACTTAGCTTAGAACAAGTAATTGAGGAAGTTCTATGATAATTCTGCCAATGCTTTCAAATTCATGGCAGACAAATTTGAGAATCTAAGTTCCTTCTAGAAGTTCACTTGACTCAATGACATAGTAATCCAAGACTTGCAACAATAACCCTAGATAAACATCAAGTTGACAATTTTCTTTTGGACCACAAATACAATTTGCAGGAAGGAAAAAACATGGAGAAACTGAAAAGACTTACATTCTTGGTTCCAACGACCATTGGCATCCCAATAGTGCGTCTGCTAAAACAATGACAATTTGGAAGAATTTCAGAAGCAAAGCTCTGTTCACTCTACATTATACATATTCATTTTTAAGGCTGTCCTGGGTTTTTTAATTGTGATTGACTGATTGTAAACCAAAAAAAGCTTATATCAGTAAACTTCAATGTGACTAAATGACATTATAATATTGATACAGCTCACATCCCAGTATCTTCTATGGCCACTTTCAGTTTTTCAACAAACACGGAGCGTGTTAGGCAAGTAAGCCTGTGGACACCTTGAGCTGTAACACCAAAGATACAGTAAACATCTCACTATATTCTCTGGTCACTTTCAATAACATTCAAACTGTAAGTGAGCTGTTGTAAGATTGTTTTCAACCATTGACACAATTAACATTGAGAAAAAGAATTGAACTTTAAGTGAAGGAAGCAAAGCAGTGTATAATATTTTCATCCTAAGAGAGACCCAGATTACATGCAAAGAAATCATGTAATAGGTAAATTCAACACCAAGGAATTCAGAAAAAGTAAATGAAACCCAGTAAATATCAATATAAGCCTCGGatgattgaattgaattgaattctCAGTAGTCTCAGTGAGGAAGAAAGCTTCTTAGTTCTTACTCACATCAATGGAAGCTCGAGTGCTACTAAAAATTACATTAAGCCAACAAGAATCGAACATACCTGAGATGATTGAAAGGAAATGAGAACAGAGTAAGGGTGGAGGCGACTCAGAAACTCCGTGAAGAATTCGGAAACTGACGGTGGACCGGTGAATCTAATACGATGCCGACCGGCGCGCCAAAAAGCCGCCATGGATGGCTCTCTTCATCTGCTTCTTAATTTcaccaaaatttccaaaagGTGTACAATTTAAAGTTTTCTTTTTGGGCTTTAGGTGTTGGGTGTAATGAGTATGATTAGGTGACTGGCATCCAAAGGGTCCAGATTATAAGTTTCCTTATTTGGGCCTTTTGTGTTCGTCATAAAAATCGcataaaaataactaaaaaggTTAAAATAAATTATACAACAACAGTGTTTACCTATTCAATAACTGACTAATAAAATTAGTATATCTAAccatgaaaaacaaaacaaggcaacttaataataattaatttcaACTATTAGATTTACACCTAATGGTGGTTTAGTAAAATTTTTATGACCAGTTACTGATTAAGTGAACACCGCAGTTTTCTTATACAAGGCTTGAAAGTTAAACATCGTGTTAGTCATTTATGTATATCAAATCAATAGACCCATTACAGCAGAACTCTCTTTCCCGTCTACGAGCTCCAAATTCCCATTGCTGCCAATTCTTCTTTTTATGACCAGTTACTGATTAAGTGAACACCGCAGTTTTCTAATACAAGGCTTGAAAGTTAAACATCGTGTTA
It encodes:
- the LOC112202925 gene encoding G-type lectin S-receptor-like serine/threonine-protein kinase At1g61390, with translation MAAFWRAGRHRIRFTGPPSVSEFFTEFLSRLHPYSVLISFQSSQYGAEVYNITPSHPLSEGEILVSPGLIFELGFFSPNSSANKYLGLWHKSIFPRKYVWVANRDNPLADTDTLVSLRIGSNGSLELVDGKQSSVRSTNISNCSSAVLLDNGNLIVKDIMGAVMWESFNNPSDSLLPSMLMGYNSGSGKRNFLISWKSENDPSPGLFLFGLSAELPAQIFIWINGSTPHWRSGPWDKSKFIGIPTMKSLSLNPFALIDNVMQGTRYFSYIFDKIPGDKVLAYMDISSEASDSPICNCLKGFIPKSNEEWSKRRTGGCVRQTNLSCETHTNESVSLKGKDGFLKVERLKVPDFHEYLASLATDRFGDCKMKCLSNCSCLAYADVNNIGCLVWYKDLVDIQQFPSLGEDLYVRLADSELGEGKPIKLIASLTAVGFMIILVAIVLSLRRWLANQKRHVKLTAQCLESTNMIKIHRDGLREYIGKHDFSELKIYDFDSIIIATDSFSITNKLGQGGFDPVYKGMLPEGKEIAVKRLSSSSGQGVEEFKNEMLLISNLQHKNLVRMMGCCVKEDEKLLIYEFMPNKSLDTFLYDPTKRAVLDWATRFNTIQGVARGLLYLHHDSYVKVIHRDLKVSNILLDEKMNPKISDFELAHMVRETQSLENTQKVVGTRGYMSLEYAMGGIFSKKSVVFSFGVLVMEIISGKKNTIFCLYDQRLGILAYAWNLGNDGRAVELVDEVLGDIYSSSEVLTCVHIGLLCVQDNAADRPTMVDVALMLSSEKDGPNPKRPVFTIENSVYHPGLYYKNTNSSKVKLA